The Triticum dicoccoides isolate Atlit2015 ecotype Zavitan chromosome 6A, WEW_v2.0, whole genome shotgun sequence genome has a window encoding:
- the LOC119317801 gene encoding probable RNA-dependent RNA polymerase 1 → MGGKTIQVSGFPSTVNADHVKDLLEKIVGTGNVFAIKLRPPKNISANSKSFAIVQFQSEVHASLVLNAARRNALRSGSNHLKARYAERDIVPRPRTTIFNLQDATLHFGCLLREKVLSVLWSGTNVSVEFGFAMKRIDFCLIYNSKKYKLELSYESIWEIQLHRPPGLQKKFLLIQVQAAPKIYEQNIRRSGSMYDDPLFNYSRDDTDDQWTRTTDFTPSASIGQSYILCLELPHICYLPNIREYFVYYEVHDDVFHLQRGHSYSSNTCFVPVVKSHHFTDVPYEILFKINHLVQNGTLSGPTLDDNFYRLVSPGYECIDHIKRALEKMSYLKKTCLNPTKWLSEQYKKNRRSRYMLKSPNITLDDDGLVYVYRVQITPAKVYFYGPEINVSNRVVRHYAADLDNFLRISFVDEDCEKLRSTDLSQRSAPGNNTRRTALYNRVLSVLSNGITIGDKHFDFLAFSSSQLRDNSAWMFASRTGLSASDIREWMGDFRNIRNVAKYAARLGQSFSSSTETLKVHKYEVKEAPDVTNGTKYVFSDGIGTISADFADEVSKKCNLTCFTPSAFQIRYGGYKGVVAIDPTSRWKLSLRKSMSKFQSENITLDVLAYSKYQPCFLNRQLITLLSTLGVRDSIFELKQQEAVKQLNRMVAEPQAAIDAIELMPMGEVTNVVKELLLCGYQPDLEPYVSMLLQTFRASKLLELKTRSRIFVPKGRAMMGCLDETRTLEYGQVFIQVSNSADNRGKSIVTGKVVVAKNPCIHPGDIRILQAVQSPLLGHMVNCVVFPQLGPRPHPNECSGSDLDGDIYFVSWDPDLIPTRMVAPMDYTPAPTETLDHDVMIEEVHEYFTNYIVNESLGIIANAHVVFADREILKAESTPCIKLAELFSIAVDYPKTGVPAQIPPELHVKEYPDFMEKLDRATYVSKGVIGKLYREIKKQNPHIGHFTKDVARRSYDTDLIVDGYQDYITEAVWFKEQYDFKLGNLMEHYGINSEAEIISGCILKMANNFTKKNDADAIRLAVKSLRKEARSWFSEMGSDESGGGHEASDAKASAWYHVTYHPEYWGCYNEGYDHRPHFISFPWCVYDKLILIKRKKNFVRKMLNLENRMRRSTIFG, encoded by the exons ATGGGCGGCAAGACTATTCAGGTGTCAGGGTTTCCTTCAACTGTCAATGCTGACCATGTCAAGGATTTGTTGGAAAAAATTGTTGGTACTGGCAACGTCTTTGCGATCAAGCTCAGGCCTCCAAAGAACATCTCTGCAAACTCAAAATCTTTTGCCATTGTTCAGTTCCAGTCTGAGGTACATGCTTCGCTGGTGTTGAATGCGGCCCGACGGAATGCACTTAGGAGTGGAAGTAATCATCTGAAGGCCCGATATGCAGAGCGTGACATTGTTCCAAGACCGAGAACTACGATTTTTAATCTACAGGATGCAACACTGCATTTTGGCTGCCTTCTGAGGGAAAAAGTTCTATCTGTTCTGTGGAGCGGAACAAATGTTTCCGTTGAGTTTGGATTTGCTATGAAGAGGATTGACTTTTGCCTGATCTACAACTCGAAGAAATACAAACTTGAACTCTCCTATGAGAGCATATGGGAGATCCAGCTTCATCGTCCACCTGGGTTGCAAAAAAAGTTCCTTCTGATTCAG GTTCAGGCTGCTCCGAAAATTTACGAACAAAATATACGCCGTTCTGGTTCTATGTACGATGATCCTTTATTCAACTATTCTAGGGATGATACAGATGACCAGTGGACCAGAACAACTGATTTTACCCCATCAGCCAGCATTGGGCAATCATATATCCTATGTCTGGAGCTACCACATATTTGTTATCTCCCGAACATCCGAGAGTACTTTGTTTACTATGAAGTACACGATGACGTCTTCCATCTCCAGCGTGGACATTCATATTCAAGCAATACTTGCTTTGTTCCAGTTGTGAAATCTCATCATTTCACTGATGTCCCCTACGAGATACTCTTTAAGATCAACCACTTGGTTCAGAATGGGACACTTAGTGGGCCAACACTTGATGACAACTTCTACCGTCTGGTCAGCCCAGGATATGAATGTATTGACCATATAAAGCGTGCACTTGAAAAGATGTCATACCTAAAAAAGACTTGTTTGAATCCAACAAAGTGGTTATCTGAACAATACAAAAAAAATCGAAGATCACGCTACATGTTAAAATCACCAAACATAACCCTGGATGATGATGGGTTGGTATATGTCTACAGGGTGCAAATTACCCCTGCGAAAGTGTACTTTTATGGTCCTGAGATTAATGTCTCGAATCGTGTTGTACGGCATTACGCTGCTGATTTGGATAACTTCCTTCGGATTTCGTTTGTTGATGAGGACTGTGAGAAGCTTCGTTCAACTGATTTATCACAACGCTCTGCTCCAGGAAATAATACAAGGAGGACTGCTCTTTATAACAGAGTTCTTTCGGTCCTTTCAAATGGCATCACTATCGGTGACAAGCACTTTGACTTTCTGGCTTTTTCTTCAAGCCAGCTCCGAGATAACTCTGCATGGATGTTTGCTTCTCGAACGGGGTTATCTGCCAGTGACATCAGGGAGTGGATGGGGGACTTCCGTAATATTAGAAATGTGGCAAAGTATGCTGCAAGGCTTGGTCAGTCTTTTAGTTCCTCAACAGAAACTTTGAAAGTGCATAAGTACGAGGTGAAAGAAGCTCCAGATGTAACAAACGGAACGAAGTATGTATTCTCGGATGGAATTGGAACCATTTCAGCTGATTTTGCAGATGAAGTGTCTAAGAAGTGCAACTTGACCTGCTTTACTCCCTCCGCTTTTCAAATAAGGTATGGAGGTTACAAAGGTGTTGTCGCTATTGATCCAACATCACGCTGGAAACTATCTTTAAGAAAAAGTATGTCAAAGTTTCAGtcagaaaacatcacacttgatGTCCTTGCATACAGCAAGTACCAGCCATGTTTCCTGAACCGGCAGTTAATCACTCTTCTTTCGACACTCGGAGTCAGAGATAGCATATTTGAACTGAAGCAACAAGAAGCTGTGAAGCAGTTGAACAGAATGGTAGCTGAACCACAAGCTGCTATTGATGCAATTGAGCTTATGCCCATGGGTGAGGTTACAAATGTTGTTAAAGAGTTGCTGTTATGTGGCTACCAGCCGGATCTTGAACCATATGTTTCTATGCTTCTACAAACCTTTAGAGCATCCAAGCTGCTAGAATTGAAAACGAGGTCAAGGATATTTGTCCCAAAAGGGCGAGCAATGATGGGATGCCTGGATGAAACCCGCACACTGGAGTATGGACAGGTATTCATTCAAGTTTCTAATAGTGCAGATAACCGTGGAAAGTCCATCGTAACTGGAAAAGTTGTCGTTGCCAAAAACCCTTGCATCCACCCTGGTGATATCCGTATTCTCCAGGCTGTTCAAAGTCCTCTTTTGGGCCACATGGTTAACTGTGTTGTCTTTCCACAGCTGGGGCCAAG GCCTCATCCTAATGAATGTTCAGGGAGTGATCTTGATGGGGACATATATTTTGTTTCATGGGACCCAGATCTCATTCCAACTCGTATGGTGGCGCCTATGGACTATACTCCAGCACCAACAGAAACATTAGATCATGATGTTATGATTGAG GAAGTACATGAGTATTTCACAAATTACATAGTTAACGAGAGTCTGGGAATCATTGCCAACGCACACGTAGTCTTTGCGGATAGGGAAATCCTGAAGGCTGAAAGTACACCATGCATTAAGCTGGCAGAGCTCTTCTCCATTGCTGTTGATTACCCAAAGACaggagtgccggctcaaattccgcCTGAACTACATGTGAAAGAGTACCCAGATTTCATGGAGAAGCTCGACAGGGCTACCTATGTATCCAAGGGAGTAATAGGGAAGCTCTAccgggaaattaagaagcagaaccCTCACATTGGACACTTCACAAAGGATGTGGCAAGGCGGTCCTATGACACTGATTTGATAGTTGATGGCTACCAAGACTACATTACCGAAGCTGTGTGGTTCAAGGAACAGTATGACTTCAAGCTGGGTAATCTGATGGAGCACTACGGAATAAATAGCGAGGCTGAGATAATAAGTGGATGCATTCTTAAGATGGCAAATAATTTTACCAAGAAGAACGACGCCGATGCTATCAGGCTGGCGGTGAAATCTTTGCGGAAGGAAGCAAGGTCATGGTTCAGCGAGATGGGTTCAGATGAGAGCGGAGGTGGTCACGAGGCCTCGGACGCCAAGGCATCCGCTTGGTATCATGTTACCTATCACCCTGAGTACTGGGGTTGCTACAATGAAGGATATGATCACCGGCCACACTTCATCAGCTTTCCGTGGTGTGTCTATGACAAGCTGATTCTCATCAAGCGGAAGAAGAACTTTGTCAGGAAGATGCTCAATCTTGAGAACAGAATGAGACGAAGCACGATATTCGGCTGA